A region of Lycium barbarum isolate Lr01 chromosome 3, ASM1917538v2, whole genome shotgun sequence DNA encodes the following proteins:
- the LOC132633132 gene encoding calnexin homolog 1-like has product MEESKRKICAQYALLLLSCCFFSQLYASSDVKFYESFDEAFDGRWIVSEKEEYSGVWKHAKSEGHDDYGLLVSEKARKYAIVKELDNVVDLKDGTVVLQYEVRLQEGLECGGAYIKYLRPQEAGWTAKGFDNESPYAIMFGPDKCGATNKVHFILKHKNPKSGEYIEHHLKFPPSVPADKLTHVYTAVLKPDNEVLILVDGEEKKKANFLSSDDFEPPLIPAETIPDPEDKKPEDWDERAKIPDPDAKKPDDWDEDAPMEIEDKEAEKPEGWLDDEPEEVDDPEATKPEDWDDEEDGEWEAPKIDNPKCEAAPGCGEWKRPMKRNPAYKGKWHAPLIDNPNYKGIWKPRDIPNPDHFELDKPNFEPIAAIGIEIWTMQDGILFDNILIASDEKVAESYRKTAWKPKFDVEKEKQKAEEEAESGGLKGYQKVVFDLLHKAADIPVLGKHKVKVMELLEKAETQPNITVGVVVSVIVVVFSVLLKLIFGGKKQQPARASAETVTAETVTEKTDGAETSTSNSQAAEEKEGQSDDAAAAPRRRTRRDN; this is encoded by the exons ATGGAAGAAAGTAAAAGGAAGATCTGTGCGCAATATGCGCTTTTGCTATTGTCCTGTTGTTTTTTCTCTCAACTTTACGCTTCTTCTGATGTG AAGTTCTATGAATCGTTTGATGAAGCATTTGATGGGCGATGGATTGTGTCTGAGAAAGAGGAGTATTCAG GTGTGTGGAAACATGCCAAGAGCGAGGGACATGATGATTATGGACTTCTAGTTAGTGAGAAGGCTAGGAAATACGCTATTGTCAAGGAGCTTGACAATGTTGTTGACCTCAAAGACGGAACTGTTGTCCTTCAATATGAGGTTCGTCTCCAGGAGGGACTTGAATGTGGTGGTGCTTACATAAAATACCTCCGCCCTCAGGAAGCAGGTTGGACCGCAAAAGGTTTTGATAATGAGTCGCCCTATGCTATAATGTTTGGACCTGATAAATGTGGAGCCACAAACAAGGTGCACTTTATTTTGAAACATAAGAACCCTAAGAGCGGGGAGTACATTGAGCACCACCTCAAGTTTCCTCCTTCTGTACCAGCTGACAAACTAACCCATGTTTACACTGCTGTGTTGAAACCGGACAATGAAGTTCTGATATTGGTTGACGGGGAAGAGAAGAAGAAGGCTAACTTCCTCTCAAGTGATGATTTTGAGCCACCACTCATTCCTGCTGAGACCATTCCAGACCCAGAAGATAAGAAACCTGAGGATTGGGATGAGAGAGCCAAGATTCCCGACCCAGATGCTAAGAAACCAGATGATTGGGACGAGGATGCACCAATGGAAATTGAAGACAAGGAAGCTGAGAAGCCTGAAGGATGGTTGGATGATGAGCCTGAGGAGGTTGATGATCCCGAGGCCACAAAGCCTGAAGACTGGGACGATGAGGAGGATGGTGAATGGGAGGCTCCAAAGATAGACAACCCAAAATGTGAAGCAGCTCCTGGATGTGGAGAGTGGAAAAGACCAATGAAGAGAAATCCAGCTTACAAGGGAAAATGGCATGCTCCACTTATTGACAACCCCAATTACAAGGGTATATGGAAGCCCAGAGATATCCCAAATCCTGACCATTTTGAACTTGACAAACCCAACTTTGAGCCTATTGCAGCTATTGGCATTGAGATCTGGACAATGCAAGACGGCATATTGTTTGACAATATCTTGATAGCGAGTGATGAAAaagttgcagaatcatatagGAAGACTGCCTGGAAACCCAAGTTTGATGTAGAGAAGGAGAAACAGAAAGCCGAGGAAGAAGCAGAATCTGGTGGCCTCAAAGGATACCAG AAAGTGGTATTTGACCTCCTCCACAAGGCAGCTGACATCCCTGTCCTGGGTAAACACAAGGTCAAAGTAATG GAACTTCTCGAGAAAGCTGAGACACAGCCCAATATCACAGTGGGTGTTGTTGTCTCAGTCATAGTTGTTGTCTTCTCAGTTCTATTGAAGCTCATCTTCGGAGGGAAGAAGCAGCAGCCT GCTAGAGCTAGTGCAGAGACAGTGACAGCAGAGACAGTGACAGAGAAAACTGATGGAGCCGAAACTTCCACTTCCAATAGTCAAGCTGCTGAGGAGAAGGAAGGGCAGAGTGACGATGCTGCTGCTGCTCCTCGTCGGAGGACTAGGCGCGACAATTAG
- the LOC132633131 gene encoding uncharacterized protein LOC132633131 isoform X2: protein MLDSCFLNKNKMLEIEKGANDFNIPIIRSNRKLVASTDGGLQNPSCLVFNSAWKVQQLENEPNKRFNYPSPARIQRPKSDEDIAFMSILELGQLLKANLITSVELTGIFLKRLKRYGPVLESVVTITEELAYKQAKEADQLLAEGKYLGPLHGIPYGLKDIIAVPSYTTTWGSTSFKDQVLDIEAWVYKRLKSAGAVLVAKLVTGSLAYDDVWFGGRTRNPWNIEEYSTGSSAGPASCTSAGLVPFAIGSETCGSITYPASRCGVTALRPTFGAVGRTGVMSIAESLDKLGPFCRNSMDCVIVLDAIRGKDPDDVSSRDIPFSDPFSVDITKLTVGYLEDADMGVVHVLQSKGVNMVPFNLSYTVDSAQGILNFTMDVEMLAHFDKWQRSNLDDEYEAQDQWPIELRRARAISAVDYVQAQRARGILIQQVRESFKVDAFIGNATDWEKVCVGNLVGIPVVVVPTGFKKISDASNDTRRRTTITTGIYAPPDRDHVALALAMAYQSVTDHHKQRPPIDDLGPNDLIPDSPKSL from the exons ATGTTGGACTCTTGCTTCTTGAACAAGAATAAG ATGCTTGAAATCGAAAAGGGAGCAAATGACTTTAACATACCTATAATCAGATCCAACCGAAAGTTAGTTGCTTCTACTGATGGAGGTCTGCAAAACCCTTCTTGTTTAGTCTTCAATTCTGCATGGAAGGTCCAACAACTAGAAAATGAACCAAACAAAAGGTTCAATTATCCATCACCTGCTCGTATACAAAGACCAAAAAGTGATGAGGATATAGCATTCATGAGT ATTCTTGAACTCGGTCAACTTCTCAAGGCAAATCTAATCACATCAGTAGAGCTGACTGGAATTTTTTTGAAGAGACTGAAGAG GTATGGTCCTGTCCTTGAATCCGTTGTTACAATTACTGAAGAATTAGCATACAAACAAGCAAAAGAGGCtgatcaactgcttgctgaaggCAAATATTTGG GTCCTCTTCATGGGATTCCCTATGGTCTGAAGGACATCATAGCTGTACCTAGCTATACCACAACATGGGGTTCAACATCTTTTAAAGACCAAGTTCTTGATATTGAAGCTTGGGTGTATAAGAG GCTGAAATCTGCCGGGGCAGTTCTTGTTGCAAAGTTAGTAACTGGTTCTTTAGCATATGATGACGTCTGGTTTGGTGGTAGAACAAGAAACCCATGGAATATCGAGGAATATTCTACAGGATCATCAGCAGGGCCTGCTTCTTGCACCTCAGCAG GTTTGGTTCCATTTGCAATTGGTTCAGAAACTTGCGGCTCTATTACCTATCCGGCTTCTCGCTGTGGTGTGACGGCACTGCGGCCCACTTTTGGAGCAGTTGGTCGAACGGGCGTTATGAGCATAGCTGAAAGCTTG GATAAATTAGGCCCTTTTTGTAGAAATTCTATGGATTGTGTAATTGTTCTGGATGCCATTAGAGGAAAGGACCCAGATGATGTTTCATCCAGAGACATACCCTTTAGCGATCCATTCTCAGTTGACATCACAAAGCTCACTGTTGGATATCTTGAGGATGCTGATATGGGC GTTGTTCATGTACTTCAATCAAAGGGAGTGAATATGGTCCCATTTAACCTGAGTTACACTGTTGATTCTGCCCAAGGCATCCTCAATTTCACAATGGATGTTGAGATGCTGGCTCACTTCGACAAGTGGCAACGCTCAAAtctggatgatgaatatgaagcCCAAGATCAATGGCCTATTGAACTTCGCCGAGCACGTGCCATATCTGCTGTTGACTATGTTCAG GCACAAAGAGCTAGAGGTATATTGATTCAGCAAGTGAGAGAAAGCTTCAAAGTTGATGCATTTATTGGAAATGCAACTGACTGGGAGAAAGTTTGTGTTGGCAATCTTGTGGGTATCCCAGTTGTAGTTGTTCCAACAGGATTCAAAAAGATATCTGATGCATCAAATGATACTCGCAGGAGAACAACAATCACTACTGGAATATATGCTCCTCCAGACCGTGATCATGTC GCCTTAGCTTTAGCAATGGCTTATCAATCAGTCACCGATCATCATAAGCAGCGGCCACCAATTGACGACCTTGGGCCAAATGATTTGATTCCAGACTCACCAAAATCCCTGTAG
- the LOC132633130 gene encoding ribonuclease TUDOR 1 has translation MASTGWLKGRVKAVPSGDSLVIMGSSKAEIPPEKSITLASLMAPRLARRGGVDEPFAWQSRDFLRKLCIGKEVTFKVEYTVPTVGREYATVFLGDKNVSMLVVAAGWARVREQNQQKDANPYLKPLQDAEEQAKQQGLGRWSRAPGASEASIRDLPPSAIGDASNFDAMGLLEQSKGKLIEAFVEQVRDGSTLRVYLLPNFQFIQVFVAGIQAPTMGRRAPSETIINTSITSDEPNGESTTEPRATPTSAQRLASSAASVTEVAPDPYGREAKHFTETRVLNRDVRIVLEGVDKYSNLIGSVYYPDGESAKDLGLELIENGYAKYVDWSANMLEVEAKKKLKAAELEAKKARLRIWTNYVAPATNSKAIHDQNFTGKVVEVVSGDCLVIADDSLPFGDPSAERRVNLSSIRTPKMGNPRRDEKPAPYAREAKEFLRNRLIGRQVHVSMEYSRKVSMADGPAAPASGADSRVMDFGTVFLASKDGDDASPAPSAAGNQLPGVNVAELLVARGFATVVRHRDFEERSNYYDALLSAESRATSGKKGIHSPKEPPVMHVTDLLTASSKKARDFLPFLQRNRRMSAVVEYVLSGHRFKLFIPKETCSIAFSISGVRCPGRNEPYSEEAIALMRRKIMQRDVEIEVETVDRTGTFIGTLWESRSNVAVTLLEAGLARLQTSFGADRIPEVHLLMQAEQAAKRQKLKIWENYVEGEEVSNGGATVERRQKEEVKVTVTEVLGGGKFYIQMVSDQKVGAIQKQLASLSFQEAPVIGAFNPKKGDIVLAQFSADNSWNRAMIVNAPRGAVESSNDKFEVFYVDYGNQEVVSYSHLRPLDASVSSSPGLAQLCSLAHVKVPGLEGDYGQEAAYRLSELLLSGPKEFRAVIEEKDTSGGKVKGQGTGTVFLVTLVDPESDVSVNATLLKEGLARMEKRKRWEPKDKQQALDELEKYQTEAREKRLAMWEYGDVESDDEDSAVPARKAAGKR, from the exons ATGGCATCAACAGGATGGTTGAAGGGAAGAGTGAAAGCTGTTCCCTCTGGGGACAGTTTGGTGATAATGGGTAGTTCCAAGGCTGAAATTCCCCCTGAAAAATCTATTACCTTAGCATCTCTAATGGCTCCACGATTG GCACGTCGTGGTGGAGTGGATGAGCCATTTGCATGGCAAAGCAGAGACTTCTTGAGGAAGCTTTGCATAGGAAAG gaGGTCACTTTCAAGGTGGAATACACTGTACCTACCGTAGGGCGAGAATATGCCACTGTCTTTCTTGGTGACAAGAATGTTTCCATGCTAGTTGTTGCTGCAGGCTGGGCCAGG GTCAGGGAGCAAAATCAACAGAAAGATGCTAACCCCTATTTAAAACCACTTCAAGATGCTGAAGAACAAGCCAAACAACAAGGTCTAGGTCGATGGAGTAGG GCACCTGGTGCTTCTGAGGCATCTATTAGGGATCTACCTCCATCTGCAATTGGTGATGCTAGTAACTTTGATGCAATGGGCCTATTGGAGCAAAGTAAAGGTAAGCTTATTGAAGCATTTGTTGAGCAGGTTCGTGATGGAAGCACTCTGCGTGTATACTTGCTTCCAAACTTCCAGTTCATCCAAGTGTTCGTTGCTGGAATACAG GCACCAACTATGGGAAGAAGAGCACCTTCAGAAACTATTATTAATACTAGTATTACCTCTGATGAACCAAATGGAGAATCAACTACTGAACCTCGCGCAACTCCGACATCAGCGCAGAGGCTGGCATCTTCAGCAGCATCTGTAACAGAAGTTGCTCCCGATCCATATGGCAGAGAAGCAAAGCATTTTACCGAAACTCGTGTCTTAAATAGAGAT GTTCGAATTGTCCTGGAGGGTGTTGACAAGTATAGCAATCTAATTGGCTCAGTGTACTACCCTGATGGAGAATCAGCAAAGGACCTGGGATTGGAGCTTATTGAAAAT GGTTATGCTAAATACGTTGATTGGAGTGCAAACATGCTTGAAGTTGAAGCCAAGAAGAAGCTGAAAGCTGCCGAGCTTGAGGCCAAGAAAGCTCGCTTAAGAATCTGGACGAACTATGTAGCCCCAGCAACAAATTCCAAGGCTATTCATGACCAAAATTTCACAGGAAAG GTGGTTGAGGTTGTCAGTGGAGATTGTCTTGTTATAGCTGATGATTCTCTGCCATTTGGAGATCCCTCAGCAGAACGGAGAGTCAATCTTTCAAGTATTAGGACTCCTAAAATGGGGAATCCTCGTAGAGATGAAAAGCCTGCTCCCTACGCTCGTGAAGCAAAGGAATTTTTGAGAAATCGCCTTATCGGAAGACAG GTGCATGTTTCAATGGAGTACTCTCGGAAGGTCAGCATGGCTGATGGACCTGCTGCTCCCGCCAGTGGAGCAGATTCAAGGGTGATGGATTTTGGAACTGTATTCCTAGCATCCAAGGACGGGGATGATGCATCCCCTGCTCCATCTGCTGCAGGCAATCAGTTGCCTGGAGTAAATGTTGCTGAGCTTTTGGTTGCCCGCGGTTTTGCAACTGTTGTTAGACATCGTGATTTCGAAGAACGTTCAAACTATTATGATGCCCTTCTCTCAGCAGAATCACGTGCTACTTCTGGGAAAAAGGGCATCCATTCTCCTAAAGAACCTCCGGTGATGCATGTAACAGACTTGCTAACG GCATCGTCAAAGAAAGCTAGAGACTTTCTGCCTTTCTTGCAGCGTAACAGGAGGATGTCTGCTGTAGTAGAATATGTCCTCAGTGGTCATAGATTCAAACTGTTCATTCCCAAGGAGACTTGCAGCATTGCTTTCTCTATTTCTGGAGTGAGATGCCCAGGTCGTAATGAACCCTACTCGGAGGAAGCGATTGCCTTGATGAGGCGGAAGATAATGCAGAGGGATGTCGAG ATCGAGGTAGAAACAGTTGATAGAACAGGGACTTTCATTGGCACATTATGGGAATCGAGATCCAATGTGGCTGTGACACTACTGGAAGCTGGTTTAGCAAGGCTTCAAACATCTTTTGGAGCTGATAGAATCCCTGAAGTTCACCTCCTAATGCAAGCTGAACAGGCTGCTAAAAGGCAGAAATTGAAG ATATGGGAGAATTATGTTGAGGGAGAGGAAGTTTCCAATGGTGGAGCAACAGTTGAAAGGCGACAAAAAGAGGAGGTGAAG GTCACAGTCACGGAAGTTTTGGGTGGGGGTAAATTTTATATTCAGATGGTCTCCGACCAGAAAGTAGGCGCCATTCAGAAGCAACTTGCTTCTCTAAGTTTTCAGGAGGCTCCTGTAATTGGTGCCTTTAATCCAAAGAAGGGTGATATTGTTCTTGCTCAATTCAGTGCTGATAATTCATGGAACCGAGCTATG ATTGTCAATGCCCCTCGCGGTGCTGTGGAATCTTCCAACGACAAGTTTGAAGTTTTCTACGTTGATTATGGAAACCAAGAAGTTGTTTCTTACAGTCACTTGCGGCCTCTTGATGCATCTGTGTCCTCCAGTCCCGGTCTTGCTCAGCTCTGTAGTCTTGCTCATGTTAAAGTTCCTGGGCTAGAAGGTGATTATGGTCAGGAGGCAGCTTATCGCCTAAGTGAGCTTCTTCTAAGTGGGCCAAAGGAATTCAGAGCTGTTATTGAGGAAAAAGACACTTCAGGTGGAAAAGTTAAAGGTCAAGGAACAGGGACAGTCTTTTTGGTGACTTTGGTTGATCCTGAAAGTGATGTCAGCGTAAATGCTACCTTGCTTAAG GAAGGACTAGCTAGGATGGAGAAAAGGAAGAGGTGGGAGCCCAAGGACAAACAACAGGCTCTGGATGAATTGGAGAAGTATCAAACAGAAGCACGGGAAAAGAGACTTGCAATGTGGGAGTATGGAGATGTCGAGTCAGATGATGAGGATTCTGCTGTCCCTGCTAGGAAAGCTGCGGGGAAACGGTGA
- the LOC132633131 gene encoding uncharacterized protein LOC132633131 isoform X1 produces the protein MDDVASKKGYVCYQLPARSLRRLLQLPMFVLVFTLLINSNCVSSYSSGYWDFTCNNSTDMEIGKLGPKNPGVCSEEAKHLPICECGFKMLDSCFLNKNKMLEIEKGANDFNIPIIRSNRKLVASTDGGLQNPSCLVFNSAWKVQQLENEPNKRFNYPSPARIQRPKSDEDIAFMSILELGQLLKANLITSVELTGIFLKRLKRYGPVLESVVTITEELAYKQAKEADQLLAEGKYLGPLHGIPYGLKDIIAVPSYTTTWGSTSFKDQVLDIEAWVYKRLKSAGAVLVAKLVTGSLAYDDVWFGGRTRNPWNIEEYSTGSSAGPASCTSAGLVPFAIGSETCGSITYPASRCGVTALRPTFGAVGRTGVMSIAESLDKLGPFCRNSMDCVIVLDAIRGKDPDDVSSRDIPFSDPFSVDITKLTVGYLEDADMGVVHVLQSKGVNMVPFNLSYTVDSAQGILNFTMDVEMLAHFDKWQRSNLDDEYEAQDQWPIELRRARAISAVDYVQAQRARGILIQQVRESFKVDAFIGNATDWEKVCVGNLVGIPVVVVPTGFKKISDASNDTRRRTTITTGIYAPPDRDHVALALAMAYQSVTDHHKQRPPIDDLGPNDLIPDSPKSL, from the exons ATGGATGACGTGGCGAGTAAAAAGGGCTACGTGTGTTACCAACTTCCGGCACGTTCACTTCGTCGGTTATTGCAGTTGCCCATGTTCGTACTTGTATTTACTTTGTTGATAAATAGCAACTGTGTTTCTTCCTACTCATCAGGATACTGGGATTTTACCTGCAACAATTCCACAGATATG GAAATAGGGAAGTTGGGTCCTAAAAACCCCGGTGTATGCTCGGAAGAGGCCAAACATCTTCCTATATGTGAATGTGGATTCAAAATGTTGGACTCTTGCTTCTTGAACAAGAATAAG ATGCTTGAAATCGAAAAGGGAGCAAATGACTTTAACATACCTATAATCAGATCCAACCGAAAGTTAGTTGCTTCTACTGATGGAGGTCTGCAAAACCCTTCTTGTTTAGTCTTCAATTCTGCATGGAAGGTCCAACAACTAGAAAATGAACCAAACAAAAGGTTCAATTATCCATCACCTGCTCGTATACAAAGACCAAAAAGTGATGAGGATATAGCATTCATGAGT ATTCTTGAACTCGGTCAACTTCTCAAGGCAAATCTAATCACATCAGTAGAGCTGACTGGAATTTTTTTGAAGAGACTGAAGAG GTATGGTCCTGTCCTTGAATCCGTTGTTACAATTACTGAAGAATTAGCATACAAACAAGCAAAAGAGGCtgatcaactgcttgctgaaggCAAATATTTGG GTCCTCTTCATGGGATTCCCTATGGTCTGAAGGACATCATAGCTGTACCTAGCTATACCACAACATGGGGTTCAACATCTTTTAAAGACCAAGTTCTTGATATTGAAGCTTGGGTGTATAAGAG GCTGAAATCTGCCGGGGCAGTTCTTGTTGCAAAGTTAGTAACTGGTTCTTTAGCATATGATGACGTCTGGTTTGGTGGTAGAACAAGAAACCCATGGAATATCGAGGAATATTCTACAGGATCATCAGCAGGGCCTGCTTCTTGCACCTCAGCAG GTTTGGTTCCATTTGCAATTGGTTCAGAAACTTGCGGCTCTATTACCTATCCGGCTTCTCGCTGTGGTGTGACGGCACTGCGGCCCACTTTTGGAGCAGTTGGTCGAACGGGCGTTATGAGCATAGCTGAAAGCTTG GATAAATTAGGCCCTTTTTGTAGAAATTCTATGGATTGTGTAATTGTTCTGGATGCCATTAGAGGAAAGGACCCAGATGATGTTTCATCCAGAGACATACCCTTTAGCGATCCATTCTCAGTTGACATCACAAAGCTCACTGTTGGATATCTTGAGGATGCTGATATGGGC GTTGTTCATGTACTTCAATCAAAGGGAGTGAATATGGTCCCATTTAACCTGAGTTACACTGTTGATTCTGCCCAAGGCATCCTCAATTTCACAATGGATGTTGAGATGCTGGCTCACTTCGACAAGTGGCAACGCTCAAAtctggatgatgaatatgaagcCCAAGATCAATGGCCTATTGAACTTCGCCGAGCACGTGCCATATCTGCTGTTGACTATGTTCAG GCACAAAGAGCTAGAGGTATATTGATTCAGCAAGTGAGAGAAAGCTTCAAAGTTGATGCATTTATTGGAAATGCAACTGACTGGGAGAAAGTTTGTGTTGGCAATCTTGTGGGTATCCCAGTTGTAGTTGTTCCAACAGGATTCAAAAAGATATCTGATGCATCAAATGATACTCGCAGGAGAACAACAATCACTACTGGAATATATGCTCCTCCAGACCGTGATCATGTC GCCTTAGCTTTAGCAATGGCTTATCAATCAGTCACCGATCATCATAAGCAGCGGCCACCAATTGACGACCTTGGGCCAAATGATTTGATTCCAGACTCACCAAAATCCCTGTAG